Proteins co-encoded in one Cydia splendana chromosome 11, ilCydSple1.2, whole genome shotgun sequence genomic window:
- the LOC134795073 gene encoding location of vulva defective 1-like, whose amino-acid sequence MVSTLLHKCFVIFFILKCCRADENLGWGENITKLYELISSAVKDGIDLKTPQLTRRIFVNDSLYQVHLNKLKDVNGFKMHNIVIKRSGPDINSTIYINNPLEAKFPHPFISLEEFKNTLVQQQLKDRDAFLRSKKKAEYSKMWADIKATAKIKTTSTLPKQARQDGKLKKKTGSNLSNTNNKSKSEMEQEHKSNTTHVNKQTTNTNTVNKSSTAYFRVNLLDLGQQNSTTNSSPTNKADENSINSKNVNVVKQTVTTKPNNINKEQLSIVEESINSTEHISSTIDGTTIKEELAANNDNHGLSTIDGKITNIVGEATTIDEDVWKGVDEKEQTNIDDESEETRTEELTTEPTTTTTSTATTLPTPTTTRPRWIRPRVLLGDKSEGASSTTS is encoded by the exons ATGGTATCAACGTTGCTACATAaatgctttgtaatattttttatactaaaGTGCTGCCGAGCCGACGAAAATTTGGGGTGGGGAGAAAACATTACTAAGTTGTATGAGTTGATCTCAAGTGCCGTTAAAGATGGCATCG ATCTCAAAACTCCACAATTAACTAGAAGAATATTTGTAAATGACTCGTTATATCAGGTACACCTGAATAAACTAAAAGACGTAAATGGATTTAAAATGCATAATATTGTTATCAAACGCAGCGGTCCAGACATTAATTCAAcaatatatattaataatcctttaGAAGCTAAATTTCCGCACCCTTTCATATCTTTGGAAGAATTTAAAAATACGTTAGTGCAACAACAACTTAAAGACAGAGATGCGTTTTTGAGATCGAAAAAGAAAGCAGAATACAGTAAAATGTGGGCTGATATAAAAGCTACggctaaaataaaaacaacatccACATTACCAAAACAAGCTCGTCAAGACGGAAAGTTAAAAAAGAAAACTGGAAGTAACTTAAGCAATActaataataaaagtaaatcGGAGATGGAGCAAGAGCATAAATCAAATACAACACATGTTaataaacaaacaacaaatactaatacaGTTAATAAGTCTTCTACCGCATATTTCCGCGTTAACCTTCTAGATTTAGGACAACAAAATTCAACAACGAACAGTTCACCTACGAATAAAGCCGACGAGAACAGCATAAATTCAAAAAACGTGAACGTAGTAAAACAAACAGTTACCACAAAACCGAATAATATCAATAAAGAACAATTATCCATTGTTGAAGAATCAATAAATAGTACGGAACATATATCAAGCACAATCGATGGAACAACTATTAAAGAAGAGTTAGCTGCTAATAATGATAATCATGGATTAAGTACCATTGAtggaaaaataacaaatatagtAGGAGAAGCAACTACAATTGATGAGGACGTGTGGAAGGGTGTTGATGAAAAGGAACAGACAAATATAGATGATGAAAGTGAAGAAACGAGAACCGAAGAATTAACAACCGAacctactactactaccacTTCTACTGCAACAACTCTACCTACGCCCACTACTACTAGACCGAGATGGATT AGACCTCGCGTGCTTTTGGGGGATAAGTCGGAAGGCGCTTCATCAACAACtagttaa